The Zingiber officinale cultivar Zhangliang chromosome 10A, Zo_v1.1, whole genome shotgun sequence genome contains a region encoding:
- the LOC122028004 gene encoding chromatin modification-related protein MEAF6-like isoform X2, whose protein sequence is MSKREKLQDELRAIERQVYDLETTYLQDSNQNGSVLKGFEGFLSSSKSTANLKRSRKFQPEDRLFSLSSITSPAAEENVAGRDDGRSEYGPGRSKGGGTANGQGKPKKGGRVALRDAKRLRPSSEQEMDDDEDLDMSLR, encoded by the exons ATGAGCAAGAGGGAAAAGCTCCAGGATGAGCTCCGGGCAATTGAGAGACAA GTCTATGACCTAGAAACTACTTACTTACAAGATTCAAATCAGAATGGAAGTGTGTTGAAAGGATTTGAAGGATTTTTGTCATCATCAAAGAGTACTGCAAA CCTAAAGCGGTCCAGAAAGTTTCAGCCTGAAGACAGGCTCTTCTCCTTGTCGTCAATTACCTCTCCAGCG GCTGAAGAAAATGTGGCTGGTCGAGATG atGGAAGATCCGAATATGGTCCAGGTCGATCGAAGGGTGGAGGTACTGCTAATGGACA AGGAAAACCAAAGAAGGGAGGAAGAGTTGCTTTAAGAGATGCTAAACGGCTTCGACCATCGAGTGAACAAGAGATGGACGACGATGAAGATCTCGACATGAGTTTGAGATGA
- the LOC122028004 gene encoding chromatin modification-related protein MEAF6-like isoform X1, with protein sequence MESDGQRASSNPSAVLTAFMSKREKLQDELRAIERQVYDLETTYLQDSNQNGSVLKGFEGFLSSSKSTANLKRSRKFQPEDRLFSLSSITSPAAEENVAGRDDGRSEYGPGRSKGGGTANGQGKPKKGGRVALRDAKRLRPSSEQEMDDDEDLDMSLR encoded by the exons ATGGAATCGGACG GGCAAAGGGCATCCTCGAACCCCTCGGCCGTGCTTACTGCGTTCATGAGCAAGAGGGAAAAGCTCCAGGATGAGCTCCGGGCAATTGAGAGACAA GTCTATGACCTAGAAACTACTTACTTACAAGATTCAAATCAGAATGGAAGTGTGTTGAAAGGATTTGAAGGATTTTTGTCATCATCAAAGAGTACTGCAAA CCTAAAGCGGTCCAGAAAGTTTCAGCCTGAAGACAGGCTCTTCTCCTTGTCGTCAATTACCTCTCCAGCG GCTGAAGAAAATGTGGCTGGTCGAGATG atGGAAGATCCGAATATGGTCCAGGTCGATCGAAGGGTGGAGGTACTGCTAATGGACA AGGAAAACCAAAGAAGGGAGGAAGAGTTGCTTTAAGAGATGCTAAACGGCTTCGACCATCGAGTGAACAAGAGATGGACGACGATGAAGATCTCGACATGAGTTTGAGATGA